GGGCCTTCTGGGCCGGTCGCAGCGACGTGGTCGAAGCGGAGCACGTGCAGGCCCTGCGCGCCGCACGCGATGCGGGCGCCGCCGCGATAGACGACGTGGTGGCCGCGCATCCGCCTGCGGATGAGGAGCAGTCCGAGGCGGCGAGGGAGTATCTGCGGAAGAACGTGCAGTTCACTCTGACCGAGGAGGGCCGATCCGGCGTGAAGCGGTTCTACGCCGCCGCGGCGGACATCGGCATCGTGCCGCAGGCCGGCGCCCTGCGGTTCTTCGACGCATGACGGAACGTCTTGTCGACGGCGCCGTGCAGCGCGTGCTCGACGGCGGGCGTCTCGATGCCGCCGAGGCCCTCGCTCTCTATACCGACCTGCCGACGCACCGGCTCGGACAGTTGGCCGACGCCGCGCGGGCCGCACGGCACCCGGACCGAGTCGTCACCTACATCATCGATCGCAACGTCAACTACACGAACGTGTGCGTGGCCCGCTGCAACTTCTGTGCGTTCTACCGGGAGGTCGGCGCCGGCGACGGCTACGTGCTCGGATTCGACGAGATCTTCGCCAAGATCGACGAGACCGTCGCGGTCGGCGGCGTGCAGCTCCTGCTGCAGGGCGGCCACAATCCCGACCTGCCCCTGCGCTGGTACGAGGACCTGTTCAGGGCGGTCAAGGCGCGTTATCCGGACTTCAAGCTGCATGCGCTCTCGCCGCCGGAGGTCATCCACCTGTCCCGCCTCTCGCAACTGCCGGCGCGCACCGTCATCGACCGGCTGGTGGCGGCGGGTCTCGACAGCATTCCGGGCGGCGGGGCCGAGATCCTGGTCGATCGCGTACGCAAGCGGTTGAACTGCTACGGCAAGGCGACCGCGGCGGAGTGGATCGACGTGATGCGGCACGCCCACGAAGCGGGCCTGCGGACCACCGCGACGATGATGTACGGTACGGTCGAGCGGCTCGACGAACGGATCGAGCACCTGCTGCGGCTGCGGGAGCTGCAGGATGCGACCGGCGGCTTCACCGCATTCATCACCTGGAGCTTCCAGCCGTCGAACACCGAGCTGGGGGGCGCCGGCGCCACCGGCGTCGAGTACCTGAGAACCCTGGCGCTCGCCCGGCTCGTCCTCGACAACTTCGACAACCTGCAGGCTTCCTGGGTCACGCAGGGCGGCAAGGTCGGCCAGTTGAGCCTCGCCTGCGGGGCCAACGACATGGGCAGCGTGATGATCGAGGAGAACGTCGTGCGCGCCGCCGGTGCCGCGTACTGCATGGACGAGGTGGAGATCGTCCGCAACATCGAGGACGCCGGCTTCGTCCCGAAGCGTCGCGACATGCAGTACAGGGTGCTGGGCGACCCCATCTTTCGCGAGCGGCAGGTGCCGCGCATGACCGAGCTCGCCACCGCGCGCGAGGCGGGCGACGCGTCCGTGCCGGCCGAGCTGGATCGCTATCCCGCACGGAGTCTGGCCGGCAAGCGGCGCCGGCAGCCCGTGGCGTAGCCCGGCCCGTGCCCCGGATCCGCTACCGCGCCCGCTGGCTGGCGCCCATCGCGTCCCCCCCGCTGGAGGACGGCTGGGTGGACGTCGACGGGGGCGTCATTCGCGCCGTCGGCGCCGCGGCGGACGCCGGCAGCGACGCCGCGGACCGGGAGGTCGACCTCGGAAGCGTCTGCGTGCTGCCCGGCCTCGTCAATGCCCATACCCACCTCGAGCTGTCCGGGCAGCGGAGCGCCGTTCCGCCCGCCCGCTCGATGCCGGCCTGGGCGTCGGCGTTGATGCGCAACCTGCGGGAAGAGCCACCCGGCGCGGAGCAGGCGGCAATCGTCGCGGCGGTCGCCGAGCTGCGCCGGGCCGGGACCGCGCTGGTCGGCGACGTCACCAATACGCTGGCGTCGCTGGCGGCGCTGGAGGCGGGCCCGGTGGAGGCCGTGGTCTTCCACGAGTCGCTCGGCTTCGACGTCGCGGGTGCGGCCGCCGCGGCGGCCGCGGAGCGCCTCGACCGGCTGGTGTCCGAACGCGGGGACGAACGGGTGCGGGTCCGTCCCGCGGCGCATGCGCCCTACTCGGTTTCTCCCGCGCTCTTCCGGGCGCTGGCCGCCGTTGCCGGGCCGCGTTCGGTGCACCTGGCCGAGTCGCGCGAAGAGTGCGAGTTCCTGCGCGCGGGGACCGGGGCCTGGCGGGAGATTCTGGACGCCCGCGGCCGGTGGGATCCGGAATGGCGGCCGCCGGGGTCCGGGCCGGTGGCCTACCTGGACGCGCTGGGCTGGCTTCGGGATGACTCGTTGCTGGTTCACGGGGTGCAACTGCAGCCGGACGAGATTCGCCGCGTGGCCCGGTCCGGCGCCACCATCGTGACCTGCCCGCGGAGCAACGCCTGGACCGGCGCCGGCGTCCCGCCCGTGCGGGCGTTCTACGCGGCCGGGGCGTCGGTGGCGGTGGGCACGGACAGCCTCGCCAGCGCGCCCGATCTGAACACGTTCGCCGAGCTGGCCGAGGTCCGCCGTCTCGCGCCGGAGGTCCCGGCCCGGCGCATCCTGCGCAGCGGCACCCTCGACGGGGCCGCCGCGCTCGGCCGGGGGAGGACGCACGGAGCCATCGAGGCGTCCCGCCGCGCGGCGCTGATCGCCGTCGAGACGCCGGCGACCGTACGGGATGTGGAAGAATATCTGTTGACGGGGATCGAGCCGGAGCAGATCGCCTGGCTCGATGGGGGGGACGCGGGCCGCGGCGCGCCGGCCGGCTCCTGAATCGACCGCCGTCGCGCGATTCCCGGAGCAGGCATGCTGTCTCGACTGCGGACCTACGCGTCGTTCATTCGGTTCAGCCACACCGTGTTCGCTCTGCCGTTCGCGTTGACCGGCGCGATGCTCGCCGGCCTGGAGACCGACCTGACCTGGCGTCGGGCCGGCTGGATCGTGCTGGCGATGTTCACCGCGCGGACGGCGGCGATGGCCTTCAACCGCCTCGTCGACGCGCACTACGACGCGCTGAATCCGCGCACGCGCGAGCGCGAGATTCCGCGCGGTCGGGTTTCCCGCCGGGAGGCGGCAGCCATCGTCGTCGTGGCCGCGACGGCGTTCGTGGCGGTCACGTATCCGCTGGGCGCGGTCTGTTTCGCGCTGTCCCCGGTGGCGCTCGCCATCGTGTTCTGGTACTCGCTGGCCAAGCGCCACACCACCTGGACGCAGCTCTTTCTGGGACTGGCGCTCGCCGTCGCCCCGGTCGGCGGGTGGCTGGCGGCGGGCGGCGGCTGGAGCTGGACGCCGTGGTTGCTGGCGGTGGCCACCGGGGCCTGGGTCGCGGGCTTCGACATGATCTACGCGTGCGAGGACGTCGGTTTCGATCGCCGCCACGGCCTCCGGTCCATTCCGGCCCGGTTCGGGGTGGAGCGGGCGCTGCGCTTCTCGCGCCTCTCGCACGTCGTGACCGTCGCCGGACTGGCCGCGCTGGCCTGGCTGGCGCCGTTGGGCCCCGTCTATCTGGCCGGGGTAGCCGGGGTGGCCCTGCTGCTGGCGTACGAACAGTCGCTCGTCAGTGCCGCCGATCTGTCGCGCGTGAAGCAGGCTTTCGATCTGAACGGGTACGTCGGCATCCTCTATCTGGCCGCCACCGCCGCCGCCATCCATGTCGGATAAACCGTCGCGTGTGGCGGTCGGGATCACGGGTGCGAGCGGCGCCCTCTACGCGGTTCGCACGCTGGCGGCGTTGCTGGCCGCGAACGTGCGGGTGGATCTCGTGGTGTCGGATTTCGGGCGGCGCCTGCTGGCGGACGAGCTGGGGCCGGACGCCGCGGTGGATCGACTCGGCTCCTATCTGACCGCGCGTTACGGGGTGGCTTTCGCGTCCGACGCGCTGGCCGTCCACCGCAACCGGGACGTCGGGGCGGCGATCGCCAGCGGCACCTCGCCCTGCGAAGCGATGGTCATCGTGCCCTGCTCGATGAAGACGCTGGCGGGCGTGGCGCACGGATTGTCCCGCAACCTGATCGAGCGGGCGGCGGACGTTGCGTTGAAGGAGCGGCGCCCCCTCGTAATCGTGCCGCGCGAGACGCCGATGAGCCTGCCGCAACTCCGCAACATGGTGCTCTGCGCCGAGGCGGGCGCGCACATGCTGCCGGCGATGCCCGCCTTCTACCAGCGCCCGGACACGCTCGACGACCTCGCCGACTTCATCGCCGGGAAGATCGTCTCGTGCCTCGGTTTCGATCAGGACCTCTTTCCGGCATGGACCGGGTGATCGACAAGACGCCGGATCGCATCGCGGCGATGTTCGACGCCATCGCGGGGCGCTACGACCTGCTGAACCACCTGCTGAGCGGTGGTCTCGACCGGCGGTGGCGGGCGCGCGCCGTCGGCGCGTTGCGTCTGACCGGCGAAGAGACGGTTCTGGATCTGTGCACCGGTACCGCGGACCTTGCCATCGCGCTGCGCCGCCCGCGCAAGGGCGCGTCGCGCGTCGTGGGCATCGACTTCGCGGGCCGCATGCTGGAGCACGCCGCCCGCAAGCTCGACGCACTGGGCATGGGCGGCCGGATCGGACTGGTGCGGGGCGATGCGATGTGCGTGCCGCTTCCGGCGGCCTCGGTCGATGCGGCCGCGATTGCGTTCGGCATTCGCAACGTGGAGGACCCCCGCCGAACGCTGGCGGAGCTGCATCGCGTGGTCCGGCCCGGCGGCCGCATCGCCATCCTGGAGTTCGGGATGCCCACCCTGCCCGGACTTTCCTCGCTCTACCGTTGGTACTTTCGCCGCGTGCTGCCGTGGGTCGGGCGCTTCGTCTCGCGGCACGACAGCGCCTACGCGTATCTGCCGGCGTCCGTCGGCGCGTTCCCGAGCGGGGCCGAGTTTCGCCGGTTGCTCGACGACGCGGGCTTCGTCGATACGACGGCGGTCCGGATGCTGCTGGGCGTCGTTTATCTGTACGCTGCGACCCGCGCGCCGGCGGCGGAAGCGCGCGAGGGTAGTCGCGGACTATAATCGACTGGGCGCTTCATGATCTTCGACTTCGAGGACCGTTACTTCGACACGCCCACGATCGAAGCGGCGATGTCGTGGCGCGAGCAGGTCCTGCTGTCGGTCCTCGCCCACGCACTGGTCGTGCTGCTGGTGCTGTTCGTGCCGCAGCTTCCGTTCGTGCAGGAGGCCGAGGCGCTCCGGTTGGCCCGGCTTGCGGAGCTGCAGGAGCTTCAGGAGCAGCAGCAGCAGCTCGCGCTGGCCGCGGACGAGAACCGCACGTTCGTCTACATCGAGCCGCTCGTCGACTTCGAGGCCGACCAGGCCCCGAATCCCAACGCGCCGTTGTCGGACCGGGATCGCATCGCGCAGTCGCCGACGGCCGCGGACGACCCCCTCAACAATCTGCCGAACGCCGACGGCAACTCGATGCGGTTCGTGGAGAGCGAGGATCCCTCCGATGCCCTCGAGCCGGATCGCGCGGTCGACGCCGCGGAGGCGGCGAACCGGGAGGAGTCGGCGGCCGAATCCCGATTCGAGGACGCGAGCGGCGACGTGCCCGACGCGGAGACGGCGGATGCATCGCGGGCCGCCGACGCGCTGGGGGAGGACGACGGCCGCCTGCCGGACGATCTGGTGGAGCAGTTGCTCGCCGACGGCGCCCTGAGCCTGCCCGGCGGCGGCGAGCCGGATCCGGACGACTTCGATGCGGACGCGGATCGGCCGGCGGACGGCCTGCTCGGGCGCGCCATGCGCAATCTCGACCGCTATGCCCGGCGTCAGACCTTCAACAACCAGCGCGGGCGCGTGGATCGGCAGGCGCCGTTCATCCAGTTCGACTCCAAGGGGGCCGACTTCGGCCCGTGGATCCGCCGGTTCGTGGCGCAGGTGTACCGCAACTGGTTCATGCCGTACGCCATCATGTCGATGCACGGCAACGTGGTGCTCACGTTCAACGTGCATCGCGACGGGTCGATCACGGACCTGAGCGTCATGAAGCCGTCCCGGGTCAGGGCTTTCACCAACTCGGCGTTCAACGC
Above is a genomic segment from Acidobacteriota bacterium containing:
- the ubiE gene encoding bifunctional demethylmenaquinone methyltransferase/2-methoxy-6-polyprenyl-1,4-benzoquinol methylase UbiE, whose translation is MDRVIDKTPDRIAAMFDAIAGRYDLLNHLLSGGLDRRWRARAVGALRLTGEETVLDLCTGTADLAIALRRPRKGASRVVGIDFAGRMLEHAARKLDALGMGGRIGLVRGDAMCVPLPAASVDAAAIAFGIRNVEDPRRTLAELHRVVRPGGRIAILEFGMPTLPGLSSLYRWYFRRVLPWVGRFVSRHDSAYAYLPASVGAFPSGAEFRRLLDDAGFVDTTAVRMLLGVVYLYAATRAPAAEAREGSRGL
- a CDS encoding amidohydrolase family protein, with the protein product MDRRDAARPRSGPADHRDDDVRYGRAARRTDRAPAAAAGAAGCDRRLHRIHHLELPAVEHRAGGRRRHRRRVPENPGARPARPRQLRQPAGFLGHAGRQGRPVEPRLRGQRHGQRDDRGERRARRRCRVLHGRGGDRPQHRGRRLRPEASRHAVQGAGRPHLSRAAGAAHDRARHRARGGRRVRAGRAGSLSRTESGRQAAPAARGVARPVPRIRYRARWLAPIASPPLEDGWVDVDGGVIRAVGAAADAGSDAADREVDLGSVCVLPGLVNAHTHLELSGQRSAVPPARSMPAWASALMRNLREEPPGAEQAAIVAAVAELRRAGTALVGDVTNTLASLAALEAGPVEAVVFHESLGFDVAGAAAAAAAERLDRLVSERGDERVRVRPAAHAPYSVSPALFRALAAVAGPRSVHLAESREECEFLRAGTGAWREILDARGRWDPEWRPPGSGPVAYLDALGWLRDDSLLVHGVQLQPDEIRRVARSGATIVTCPRSNAWTGAGVPPVRAFYAAGASVAVGTDSLASAPDLNTFAELAEVRRLAPEVPARRILRSGTLDGAAALGRGRTHGAIEASRRAALIAVETPATVRDVEEYLLTGIEPEQIAWLDGGDAGRGAPAGS
- a CDS encoding UbiX family flavin prenyltransferase — protein: MSDKPSRVAVGITGASGALYAVRTLAALLAANVRVDLVVSDFGRRLLADELGPDAAVDRLGSYLTARYGVAFASDALAVHRNRDVGAAIASGTSPCEAMVIVPCSMKTLAGVAHGLSRNLIERAADVALKERRPLVIVPRETPMSLPQLRNMVLCAEAGAHMLPAMPAFYQRPDTLDDLADFIAGKIVSCLGFDQDLFPAWTG
- a CDS encoding 4-hydroxybenzoate octaprenyltransferase, with the protein product MLSRLRTYASFIRFSHTVFALPFALTGAMLAGLETDLTWRRAGWIVLAMFTARTAAMAFNRLVDAHYDALNPRTREREIPRGRVSRREAAAIVVVAATAFVAVTYPLGAVCFALSPVALAIVFWYSLAKRHTTWTQLFLGLALAVAPVGGWLAAGGGWSWTPWLLAVATGAWVAGFDMIYACEDVGFDRRHGLRSIPARFGVERALRFSRLSHVVTVAGLAALAWLAPLGPVYLAGVAGVALLLAYEQSLVSAADLSRVKQAFDLNGYVGILYLAATAAAIHVG
- a CDS encoding energy transducer TonB; protein product: MIFDFEDRYFDTPTIEAAMSWREQVLLSVLAHALVVLLVLFVPQLPFVQEAEALRLARLAELQELQEQQQQLALAADENRTFVYIEPLVDFEADQAPNPNAPLSDRDRIAQSPTAADDPLNNLPNADGNSMRFVESEDPSDALEPDRAVDAAEAANREESAAESRFEDASGDVPDAETADASRAADALGEDDGRLPDDLVEQLLADGALSLPGGGEPDPDDFDADADRPADGLLGRAMRNLDRYARRQTFNNQRGRVDRQAPFIQFDSKGADFGPWIRRFVAQVYRNWFMPYAIMSMHGNVVLTFNVHRDGSITDLSVMKPSRVRAFTNSAFNAISTSNPTYPLPDDYPDDTCFFTVTFYFNESPPA
- the mqnC gene encoding dehypoxanthine futalosine cyclase — protein: MTERLVDGAVQRVLDGGRLDAAEALALYTDLPTHRLGQLADAARAARHPDRVVTYIIDRNVNYTNVCVARCNFCAFYREVGAGDGYVLGFDEIFAKIDETVAVGGVQLLLQGGHNPDLPLRWYEDLFRAVKARYPDFKLHALSPPEVIHLSRLSQLPARTVIDRLVAAGLDSIPGGGAEILVDRVRKRLNCYGKATAAEWIDVMRHAHEAGLRTTATMMYGTVERLDERIEHLLRLRELQDATGGFTAFITWSFQPSNTELGGAGATGVEYLRTLALARLVLDNFDNLQASWVTQGGKVGQLSLACGANDMGSVMIEENVVRAAGAAYCMDEVEIVRNIEDAGFVPKRRDMQYRVLGDPIFRERQVPRMTELATAREAGDASVPAELDRYPARSLAGKRRRQPVA